The Heterodontus francisci isolate sHetFra1 chromosome 13, sHetFra1.hap1, whole genome shotgun sequence genome includes a region encoding these proteins:
- the bud23 gene encoding probable 18S rRNA (guanine-N(7))-methyltransferase, which produces MAARVGRPEHRAPPEVFYSESEARKYTQNSRMIEIQTQMSERAVELLNLPEDQPCFLLDVGCGSGLSGDYLSEEGHHWVGVDISAAMLDVALEREVEGDLILGDVGAGIPFRPGTFDGCISISALQWLCNADKKSHSPPKRLYKFFSSLYASLVRGARAVFQLYPENSEQLELITAQAMKAGFTGGMVVDYPNSTKAKKFFLCLCVGVSGKLPMGLGAQQGEETTSQVQFTNARLRFKNLKGKPAKRSRDWILEKKERRRRQGRTVRNDTKYTGRKRKTRF; this is translated from the exons TTTTATAGTGAAAGTGAAGCCAGGAAATATACGCAGAA CTCTCGTATGATTGAAATCCAGACACAGATGTCGGAAAGAGCTGTCGAACTACTCAATCTACCGGAAGATCAACCTTGCTTCCTGTTAGACGTTGG GTGtggatcagggctcagtggggatTACCTTTCAGAAGAAGGCCATCACTGGGTTGGTGTGGATATCAGTGCAGCCATGCTTG ATGTTGCGttggagagagaggtggaaggcGATCTCATTCTGGGAGATGTGGGTGCTGGGATTCCATTCCGGCCTGGCACCTTTGATGGCTGCATCAG TATTTCTGCCTTGCAGTGGCTTTGTAATGCGGATAAGAAGAGTCATAGTCCTCCAAAGCGGCTCTACAAATTCTTCAGCTCCCTGTACGCCAGTCTG GTGCGAGGAGCTAGAGCTGTGTTTCAGTTATATCCTGAGAACTCTGAGCAG CTGGAGTTAATCACAGCGCAGGCGATGAAGGCTGGTTtcacaggtgggatggtggtggattACCCCAACAGCACCAAAGCAAAAAA ATTCTTCCTATGTTTATGTGTTGGAGTTTCTGGAAAGCTGCCAATG GGCCTTGGAGCACAGCAGGGAGAGGAGACAACGAGCCAAGTGCAGTTCACAAATGCCAG GTTGAGATTTAAAAACTTGAAGGGGAAACCTGCAAAGAGAAGCAGGGACTGGATTCTGGAGAAGAAGGAGCGTCGCAGGCGTCAGGGAAG GACTGTTCGTAATGACACAAAATATACCGGAAGGAAGAGGAAGACCCGTTTTTAG
- the LOC137376255 gene encoding ribonuclease T2-like — translation MAYQNGRGNQRKSMFDWIFLPLLVVFILPETSDCKNHPWHSLILSQHWPQTVCLMVSDTCKVPQNIDYWTVHGLWPKRIEMCNNSWQFNIENVKVILSDLKHWWPDVIHPDSTELWKHEWQKHGTCAATLESLDTQEKYFSKALELYQKMDLNSVLKKFDILPSPKYYMMENIEKALVSFYGVTPKIQCLNPTRGESVQVLGQIELCFNKDFQQLNCTEAAPNMLDSENNRWHNTFSGFSVCDRDQPIYYPPIEHLY, via the exons ATGGCTTATCAGAATGGCAGAGGAAACCAGAGGAAGTCGATGTTTGACTGGATTTTCCTGCCTCTGCTTGTTGTCTTTATTCTCCCTGAAACTTCCGATTG CAAGAATCACCCATGGCACAGCCTCATCTTGTCTCAGCACTGGCCTCAGACTGTGTGTTTG ATGGTGAGTGATACTTGCAAAGTTCCTCAAAATATTGACTACTGGACTGTTCACGGACTCTG gcCCAAAAGAATCGAGATGTGCAATAACTCCTGGCAATTCAATATCGAAAATGTAAAG GTCATTTTATCTGACTTGAAGCACTGGTGGCCTGACGTGATACATCCCGACAGTACTGAGCTCTG GAAACATGAATGGCAGAAACATGGAACGTGTGCAGCTACGCTGGAATCTTTAGACACACAGGAGAAGTATTTCAGTAAAGCACTGGAACTGTACCAAAAAATGGACCTAAACAG TGTGCTTAAGAAGTTTGATATCTTGCCATCGCCTAAGTATTATATG ATGGAGAACATTGAAAAGGCACTTGTGTCATTCTATGGGGTAACACcgaagattcagtgcctgaatccaACTCGG GGAGAATCAGTGCAAGTGCTGGGCCAGATCGAACTGTGTTTCAACAAAGACTTTCAGCAGCTGAACTGCACAGAAGCTGCACCCAACATGCTCGACTCTGAAAATAACAGATGGCACAATACCTTTTCAGGCTTTTCTGTGTGTGACCGTGACCAGCCAATCTATTACCCTCCAATAGAacacctgtactga